A stretch of Coccidioides posadasii str. Silveira chromosome 2, complete sequence DNA encodes these proteins:
- a CDS encoding uncharacterized protein (EggNog:ENOG410PTDU~COG:S) produces MDINTRIEELQRQLKEAERRAEQAEGIAENAKARAEEAEYLRENERRLRQALENRINLTTFETFLRSCHEYITVPLNIQPKKSKTTKGSITAPTGRYCPTTLRRWTDFPRLRNELFNRVFSLFHPTEAPPLKVFPSTEVVRGVGDLVSRRRLGSELDLLSYERFAVEEHVIFIMQELLKLDTGTHLPLLGSGISFENHANTLSDELELTPQKHQGWRPRSD; encoded by the coding sequence ATGGACATCAATACTAGGATTGAAGAACTTCAGAGGCAGCTAAAAGAAGCAGAGAGGAGGGCGGAACAGGCAGAGGGCATAGCTGAAAACGCAAAGGCCAGAGCCGAAGAGGCAGAATATCTCCGTGAGAATGAGCGACGACTTCGACAAGCCCTGGAGAACAGAATCAACCTGACAACCTTCGAGACCTTCCTTCGATCCTGCCACGAGTACATAACCGTACCGCTTAACATTCAACCGAAGAAGTCCAAAACTACAAAGGGCTCGATCACGGCCCCTACTGGTCGCTACTGTCCCACCACACTTCGCCGATGGACAGATTTTCCCCGTCTGCGCAACGAGCTCTTCAACAGGgtattctctctctttcatccGACTGAAGCACCCCCATTAAAAGTGTTCCCATCCACTGAGGTGGTGAGGGGTGTCGGTGACCTTGTCTCGCGTCGACGACTAGGCAGCGAGCTCGACCTCTTGAGCTATGAGCGATTCGCCGTTGAAGAACATGTCATCTTCATTATGCAGGAACTGCTAAAGCTTGATACTGGCACCCACCTTCCTTTGCTCGGGTCGGGCATATCCTTTGAAAATCATGCCAATACCCTCAGTGACGAGCTGGAGCTAACACCGCAGAAGCACCAGGGCTGGAGGCCTCGATCCGATTAG
- a CDS encoding uncharacterized protein (EggNog:ENOG410PTDU~COG:S) — protein sequence MPAEERSRTPSGSSFVPSSPLSSPIQQEQSRRSRRLQGRCADSDDTAEDSPSDSSEGDDPSNRNAMSKWGSKRFAVVISPPRPPAAKRQQQSQEERRRNREPERQYCTQKCLAGLANRAALDQACPNITLHRTMSQDDNHPILTARVAALLEAQLNNDRDNGCRPLKFFGAYGILFKMTLAKYGYTFVGKGTIEGLIHHLQHEAKVYEYLSKLQGSLIPVCLGSVNLKEPFITDGLDRIVHYLLLSWAGDSLDYSQHCDFHQEARRLQKELGRYGVVHGDVRPANVTWNSELSRPMLIDFDKARLVRKRPLTSSRPKATHSHAIKRKRRSLFQVDV from the coding sequence ATGCCAGCTGAGGAGAGAAGCCGAACGCCATCTGGGTCGAGCTTTGTCCCATCAAGCCCGCTTTCCAGTCCTATCCAACAGGAACAATCTCGTCGATCACGTCGACTGCAAGGTCGCTGTGCGGACTCGGATGACACGGCCGAAGATTCACCCTCGGATAGCTCTGAGGGGGACGATCCCAGCAACCGTAATGCAATGAGCAAATGGGGATCCAAACGATTCGCAGTGGTTATATCTCCACCTCGACCCCCTGCAGCAAAACGACAGCAGCAGTCGCAGGAGGAGCGCAGACGTAATCGGGAGCCAGAACGTCAATACTGCACACAAAAGTGCCTTGCTGGTTTGGCCAATAGGGCTGCTTTAGATCAAGCATGTCCCAACATCACTCTTCACCGAACAATGAGCCAGGATGACAATCATCCGATTCTTACAGCGAGAGTTGCTGCACTacttgaagctcagcttaacAACGACCGAGATAATGGATGCAGACCTTTGAAGTTCTTTGGGGCCTACGGTATTCTCTTTAAGATGACACTGGCCAAATACGGCTATACTTTCGTGGGGAAAGGAACGATCGAAGGGTTGATCCATCATCTCCAACATGAGGCTAAAGTGTATGAATACCTCAGCAAGCTTCAAGGTAGTTTGATTCCGGTCTGCCTGGGGAGTGTTAACCTAAAAGAGCCATTCATCACAGATGGTTTGGATCGGATTGTCCACTATCTGCTCCTCTCCTGGGCTGGAGACAGCTTAGATTATTCGCAGCATTGTGACTTTCATCAGGAGGCGAGAAGACTGCAAAAGGAGTTGGGTCGGTATGGTGTGGTCCATGGGGATGTTCGTCCTGCCAATGTCACCTGGAATTCAGAGCTATCCCGACCAATGCTGATCGACTTCGACAAAGCGCGGCTGGTGCGGAAAAGACCATTAACCAGCTCAAGGCCGAAAGCCACTCATAGCCATGCCATTAAACGGAAACGGCGAAGCCTTTTCCAAGTTGACGTATAA